In Agelaius phoeniceus isolate bAgePho1 chromosome 18, bAgePho1.hap1, whole genome shotgun sequence, one genomic interval encodes:
- the SNAP29 gene encoding synaptosomal-associated protein 29 yields MSALPRSYNPFAEDEEEDVAPAGPGGAGGAERQRYLQQEVLRRTAATADSTTRSLSLLYESERIGVATSEELVRQGEALKRTEQMVDKMDQDLKTSQRHINSIKSVWGGLVNYFKAKPPESKPEQNGAPEYYANSRLKEAMMSSKEQESKYQESHPNLRKLDNSDNDFNRADLVSSVQSDAYPKNQQLRAYHQKIDTNLDEMSSGLSRLKSLALGLQTEIEEQDDMLDRLTKKVETLDVNIKNTDRKVRQL; encoded by the exons ATGTCGGCGCTCCCGAGGAGCTACAACCCGTTTgcggaggacgaggaggaggatgtGGCGCCGGCGggtcccggcggggcgggcggcgcggagCGGCAGCGGTACCtgcagcaggaggtgctgcgccgcaccgccgccaccgccgaCAGCACCACCCGCTCCCTGTCGCTGCTCTACGAGTCCGAGCGCATCGGCGTGGCCACCTCCGAG GAGCTCGTCCGGCAGGGAGAGGCTCTGAAGCGCACGGAGCAGATGGTGGATAAAATGGACCAGGACTTGAAAACGAGTCAAAGGCACATCAACAGCATCAAGAGTGTCTGGGGGGGCTTGGTAAACTACTTCAAAGCCAAACCACCAGAGAGCAAGCCAGAGCAGAATGGAGCCCCTGAATATTATGCTAACAGCAG gttAAAAGAAGCAATGATGTCTAGTAAAGAACAAGAGTCAAAATACCAGGAAAGCCATCCAAATTTAAGGAAGCTAGATAATTCAG ACAATGACTTCAACAGAGCAGATTTAGTTTCTTCAGTGCAAAGTGATGCCTACCCAAAGAACCAACAACTGCGAGCTTACCACCAGAAAATTGATACCAACTTAG ATGAGATGTCTTCTGGGCTGAGCCGCCTGAAAAGCCTTGCTCTTGGCCTGCAGACGGAGATAGAAGAGCAGGATGATATGTTGGATCGGCTCACAAAGAAAGTAGAGACGCTGGATGTCAACATTAAAAACACTGATAGGAAAGTCCGACAGCTTTAA